In Xenopus laevis strain J_2021 chromosome 2S, Xenopus_laevis_v10.1, whole genome shotgun sequence, a genomic segment contains:
- the fam124a.S gene encoding protein FAM124A isoform X2: MTGRTREQKQGGEQSVEDIQDPFLVSIHIIADPGESKCLQEAIDRLLAWIHPNLQLFCVSERRVSKKRKPSKSFASHPALAVILFLQEAYGEDQILHLHKCFQKPPWQFHHTERVHGKFLPYMPCNQDFFTLASGTPMWAIRQVHYGKEIIRFTVYSSYENFADMMKMYELILKKRVWRKKTDFCVFTVYSNMDFDIEFSLKRLVKGQKPVPLESSLLEFRVRDFGQLIPLLPNQCIPISEGRWKTEDHDGNKILLQAQYLARKTIWKHQNYFSRNPAMTQPLCIAPHNRKFKSGKHKGCSGTGQVQHFGSQMDFPRGQMDTFRSLKAPSETAQAFQRSKSLYCLPTTSTFLSWDSLPMIEPHPSFGQDMYETPVWRISPKVNIDDLEGVEETDVDTGMKLSSSDLSVVSAYSPLNGLCSDLEASLPSHGALSHSDTLPGRQNRSYDSLHSISDLSSSSCSVFPRAPGASTLTQTQGPILSHYRQSSEITSHLSEMLNGEEEFYI, from the exons GTGAGCAATCGGTAGAAGACATCCAGGACCCGTTTCTCGTAAGCATCCATATCATTGCTGACCCTGGAGAATCCAAGTGTCTTCAAGAAGCTATTGATCGACTCTTAGCCTGGATACACCCCAATCTGCAGCTGTTCTGCGTTTCAGAGCGACGGGTATCAAAGAAAAGGAAGCCTTCCAAGAGCTTTGCCTCCCATCCAGCCCTTGCCGTTATTCTCTTTCtgcaggaagcctatggggaagatcagATCCTACACCTACACAAGTGCTTCCAGAAACCGCCTTGGCAGTTCCACCATACTGAGCGCGTGCATGGAAAGTTCCTTCCCTACATGCCTTGCAACCAGGACTTCTTCACCCTGGCAAGTGGCACACCGATGTGGGCCATCAGGCAGGTGCATTACGGGAAGGAAATAATCCGCTTTACCGTCTACAGCAGTTATGAGAACTTTGCCGACATGATGAAAATGTATGAGCTGATCTTAAAGAAAAGAGTGtggaggaaaaaaacagatttttgtgtctttaCAGTTTATTCAAATATGGATTTTGACATTGAGTTTTCTCTGAAAAGACTTGTAAAAGGACAAAAGCCAGTGCCCCTGGAATCCTCGCTGCTTGAATTCCGAGTGAGAGACTTTGGCCAGCTGATCCCTCTGTTGCCCAACCAGTGTATCCCCATCAGCGAAGGCCGGTGGAAGACTGAAGATCATGATGGGAATAAAATATTACTGCAG GCGCAGTATCTGGCCAGAAAGACAATTTGGAAGCATCAGAACTACTTTTCAAGGAACCCAGCAATGACCCAGCCACTCTGCATTGCTCCTCACAACCGCAAATTCAAATCCGGCAAACACAAAGGTTGCTCCGGCACTGGCCAGGTTCAACACTTTGGCTCTCAGATGGACTTCCCTAGAGGACAGATGGACACGTTCAGAAGTTTAAAGGCTCCCAGTGAAACCGCGCAGGCCTTTCAGCGCAGCAAGTCTCTGTATTGTTTGCCCACTACCAGCACTTTCCTCTCCTGGGACTCTTTACCCATGATTGAGCCACATCCCTCTTTTGGGCAGGACATGTATGAAACCCCAGTGTGGAGGATCAGCCCCAAGGTCAACATTGATGACCTTGAAGGGGTTGAAGAAACGGATGTCGACACAGGGATGAAGCTTTCCAGTTCTGATCTGTCAGTGGTATCTGCTTATTCCCCACTGAATGGTCTGTGCAGTGACTTGGAGGCGTCTCTTCCTTCTCATGGAGCTCTGTCCCACAGCGATACATTACCCGGCAGGCAGAACCGCTCTTATGATTCACTACATTCAATATCTGACTTATCCTCCAGCTCCTGCTCTGTATTCCCCAGAGCTCCGGGGGCAAGTACTCTAACACAGACCCAGGGGCCTATCCTCAGCCATTACCGACAGTCATCGGAAATCACAAGTCATCTGTCAGAAATGCTGAACGGCGAAGAAGAATTTTATATCTGA
- the fam124a.S gene encoding protein FAM124A-like isoform X1 gives MDRKAGEDDWEDSGAETGGSDYSRLSSTSSEQSVEDIQDPFLVSIHIIADPGESKCLQEAIDRLLAWIHPNLQLFCVSERRVSKKRKPSKSFASHPALAVILFLQEAYGEDQILHLHKCFQKPPWQFHHTERVHGKFLPYMPCNQDFFTLASGTPMWAIRQVHYGKEIIRFTVYSSYENFADMMKMYELILKKRVWRKKTDFCVFTVYSNMDFDIEFSLKRLVKGQKPVPLESSLLEFRVRDFGQLIPLLPNQCIPISEGRWKTEDHDGNKILLQAQYLARKTIWKHQNYFSRNPAMTQPLCIAPHNRKFKSGKHKGCSGTGQVQHFGSQMDFPRGQMDTFRSLKAPSETAQAFQRSKSLYCLPTTSTFLSWDSLPMIEPHPSFGQDMYETPVWRISPKVNIDDLEGVEETDVDTGMKLSSSDLSVVSAYSPLNGLCSDLEASLPSHGALSHSDTLPGRQNRSYDSLHSISDLSSSSCSVFPRAPGASTLTQTQGPILSHYRQSSEITSHLSEMLNGEEEFYI, from the exons GTGAGCAATCGGTAGAAGACATCCAGGACCCGTTTCTCGTAAGCATCCATATCATTGCTGACCCTGGAGAATCCAAGTGTCTTCAAGAAGCTATTGATCGACTCTTAGCCTGGATACACCCCAATCTGCAGCTGTTCTGCGTTTCAGAGCGACGGGTATCAAAGAAAAGGAAGCCTTCCAAGAGCTTTGCCTCCCATCCAGCCCTTGCCGTTATTCTCTTTCtgcaggaagcctatggggaagatcagATCCTACACCTACACAAGTGCTTCCAGAAACCGCCTTGGCAGTTCCACCATACTGAGCGCGTGCATGGAAAGTTCCTTCCCTACATGCCTTGCAACCAGGACTTCTTCACCCTGGCAAGTGGCACACCGATGTGGGCCATCAGGCAGGTGCATTACGGGAAGGAAATAATCCGCTTTACCGTCTACAGCAGTTATGAGAACTTTGCCGACATGATGAAAATGTATGAGCTGATCTTAAAGAAAAGAGTGtggaggaaaaaaacagatttttgtgtctttaCAGTTTATTCAAATATGGATTTTGACATTGAGTTTTCTCTGAAAAGACTTGTAAAAGGACAAAAGCCAGTGCCCCTGGAATCCTCGCTGCTTGAATTCCGAGTGAGAGACTTTGGCCAGCTGATCCCTCTGTTGCCCAACCAGTGTATCCCCATCAGCGAAGGCCGGTGGAAGACTGAAGATCATGATGGGAATAAAATATTACTGCAG GCGCAGTATCTGGCCAGAAAGACAATTTGGAAGCATCAGAACTACTTTTCAAGGAACCCAGCAATGACCCAGCCACTCTGCATTGCTCCTCACAACCGCAAATTCAAATCCGGCAAACACAAAGGTTGCTCCGGCACTGGCCAGGTTCAACACTTTGGCTCTCAGATGGACTTCCCTAGAGGACAGATGGACACGTTCAGAAGTTTAAAGGCTCCCAGTGAAACCGCGCAGGCCTTTCAGCGCAGCAAGTCTCTGTATTGTTTGCCCACTACCAGCACTTTCCTCTCCTGGGACTCTTTACCCATGATTGAGCCACATCCCTCTTTTGGGCAGGACATGTATGAAACCCCAGTGTGGAGGATCAGCCCCAAGGTCAACATTGATGACCTTGAAGGGGTTGAAGAAACGGATGTCGACACAGGGATGAAGCTTTCCAGTTCTGATCTGTCAGTGGTATCTGCTTATTCCCCACTGAATGGTCTGTGCAGTGACTTGGAGGCGTCTCTTCCTTCTCATGGAGCTCTGTCCCACAGCGATACATTACCCGGCAGGCAGAACCGCTCTTATGATTCACTACATTCAATATCTGACTTATCCTCCAGCTCCTGCTCTGTATTCCCCAGAGCTCCGGGGGCAAGTACTCTAACACAGACCCAGGGGCCTATCCTCAGCCATTACCGACAGTCATCGGAAATCACAAGTCATCTGTCAGAAATGCTGAACGGCGAAGAAGAATTTTATATCTGA